In Leptospira fletcheri, the genomic window AACCGGTTTTCCGATGACGAGTTTTCCGGCGACTTGGTTGAAGAGCAAACTCGTGGTAGGCAGGATTTTGTCGGTTTTTTCCAAAGAAATCGGCAGAACCACTTTGTTCGCAACATAGTGGTAAACCGTATCGACAAAAGGCATCAGTCGACCGTCCCTAGACCTGGTTCCTTCCGGAAAAATGGCTACGATCTTTCCTTCGCTCTGCAGTTTTTGAGAATGGCGAAAGGCGCGCATGTTGATCTTGGTCATCAGATCGGATAAGCTGGGATTGTCGGCCATGTCCCGTTTGGAACAGACGAGAAGGGTTCCGAACATGTACAATCCGAGTCTCGTAAAATCCGGTTCGTACGCCAGACGTCCCGCAATGAATACGAGTTGTTCCGCCACGGAACGACCTTCCGGAGAAGCGTGGTAAAGAAGCTGAAAGATCGCAGGAGCATCCAAATGGCTAAGGTGATTGGAAATCAATGTAAGAGGGTATTTTCCGATCAAGGGTTTCAGGACGGCCAGATTTTCGATCCCTTCCACGGTAAAGAATTTCATGATGGGCGAAAGAAACTCGATCATGAAATTCCGAGCCTTTTCCTCGGGTGCCGTGTAAACTCCCACTTGCTCCAGGGAGTTCGGATCTTTGAAGACGTCCATAGCGGGAGGCATGGGCGTTACGGAGGAAAGATATAGAAACTTCTGGAGAATTTTTTTGGCTTCCTCCTCGGTCATTCCGGAACGCTTGAATAGATGAATGTTTTCGAAGAATTCCTTTTGCCATCTTCCTACGGATTGTTCTTTTTCGGCCATAATACGAATCCTTTATTTTGAATTTGCGGTTGATCGAGGTTCGGATCGGATTTTTCCGGAGTGAATCCCTTCTGTACGGATCGCAGGGCGGTATACCGAATTTTCCGGAGAATACTTTCTACTTCCGGAACACGGATTGTCATTCTATTTTTTTGGGAAAAACGATTTGAATTCTACCTTAGCCATTTCGAACTGTATTTTGGGGCTCCGCAAAATCCGATGACACATAATCCTCCCGAGTTTAGCGAAAAGAAATGGATCCCGGACGGGTTTCATTTTCTCGGCCCGGACGAAAGTTCGGAACGCAGAGACTTACTGAACAGGATTTGCGAAAGATTGAGAGCTTTCGGATATTCTGAAGTGTTTCTTCCTTCTTTCGATTATTCCTCTTCGTTTTTACTTACCGTTTCCGAGGAAGATTCCAGCGCATTGTACAGATTTCGCGATTCCGGAGGGAGGGAAATCTCTCCGAGTATGGATCTGACAGTGCAGGCCGTCAAAGGAATGGCCGGTTTTTCCCACCACAAAGAAAACCAACGGATTTTTTATCAGGGAAAAATCTTCCGGGATTACGGAAGGGGAAGCGGTAGCAGAAAGGAAGTCCTCCAGGTCGGAGCGGAAAATTTAGGAGGCTCGGGTCCTTCCGCTATCCTCCGGATTTTGGACGAGGTCGGTTTTCTTTTCGAGGAATTGTCCCTTTCTTCGCCCTTGACTCTCGTTTTAGGAAACGTGAATCTTTTCCGTTCCTTAGTGGATTCCGTAGGTCTTTCTGTCTCGGCACAAAGACAGCTTTCCTTTTTATTGTACAAAAAGAATCTTCCGGAAATCCGTTCCTTTTTGGGTTCGGGAAAAGAAAAGGAAATCGCGCCGATTTTGGAATCCTTGTGCCTGGGTTTTTCCAAGTCGATCGAGGATCCGGTTTATTCTCTTTCCGGTTCGAACCTGCCCCAGGAATTCCGCGCAGTTTTGTCCGAAACCAAGGAAATTCTTTCTTCCGTAAAGAGTTATAAAAACGTGCAGTATTGTTTGGATTTTACCCTCATCCCCGATCTGGAATACTATACTGGTTTCGTTTTTCAGGGATATCTATCGGGTATATCCGGACCCGTGGTTACCGGCGGCTCATACGACCGCCTCTACGAATTGTTTTCCGGAATCCAGAAGGACGCATGCGGATATGCGATCGACGTAAACGGACTGGAAAGCGTCTAATGACAGCGCTAAAATCGAAAATGTTCTCTTTAAAGCCAACGCAAAATAAGGATATGATCCAATGCCCGCAACACTAGTAGTCGGAACCCAATGGGGTGACGAAGGCAAAGCAAAAGTTATAGATTATCTTTCGAAGGATACGGATATCATCGTAAGATACCAGGGAGGAGCGAACGCCGGACATACGGTGGTTGTGCAGGGTAAGAAGTACGTTTTTCATTTGGTTCCGTCCGGAGTCATTTACGACCAAACCGTATGCGTCATCGGAAACGGAGTCGTTCTGGATCCGGTCTTTTTTATCGAAGAGTGCGACAAACTTCAGGCGGAAGGTTTTCCGGTATATGAAAAACTTCTGATCAGCGACGCGTGTCATCTGCTTTTCCCGTTTCATGGTCTGATCGATTCCGCCAGGGAAAATTCCTGCGCTCCGGAACGGAAAATCGGAACCACTAAAAAAGGAATCGGAATCTGTTACGCGGATAAGATGATGCGTATCGGTCTTAGAGTGGGAGATTTGCTCGAAGGGGATTTCGAATCTAAGTTAAAACATCTCGTGGACGAGAAAAATCACGAGATCGATAAGCTTTACGGGATCGAACCGATTTCCACCAAGGAAATTCTGGAGGGTCTCAAGCATTTCCTAGCCAAGATCCGGAAGAACATCGTAAACACTCCGTATTATCTGGAGAATTCCCTAAAGGCCGGAAAGAAAATCCTTTTGGAAGGTGCGCAAGGTACGGGGTTGGATGTGGACTTCGGGACGTATCCTTACGTCACTAGCTCGAATCCCACTACGGGTGGAGCTTTTATCGGGTCCGGAATCGCCTTCCAACATTTGACCAAGGTGATCGGGATCACGAAAGCGTACACCACGAGGGTGGGGGAAGGACCTTTCCCTACCGAATTGCTGGGAGAAGAAGGGGAAAAGCTCCGGACTCTCGGCGCCGAATTCGGCGCGACTACGGGGCGTCCTCGTCGTTGCGGTTGGTTCGATACGGAAGTTCTCCGCCATGCAGTGAGAATCAACGGTCTTACTTCGATTGCGCTTACGAAGATCGACGTACTCTCCGCGTATGATACGATTCCTGTGGCGGTGGCGTACGAACGGAACGGTAAAAAGCTGGATTGCTTTCCTTCCCAAGGTTTGGAAAACGTAAAAGTCATCTATGAGAATTTTCCGGGATGGAAAACGGAGATCGGCGGGACCGGGGAATTCGATCGATTGCCTTCCGCTTGCAAAGATTATATCCGTGCGTTGGAAAAACTGATCGGAGTCCGAATCGATTTGATTTCGACGGGTCCGGATCGGAAGGACACGATCGCTTCCGGATTTTAGGACGTTTTTTATTCGGAAATCAATTGACGGCCGAGGTCCGAAAAATATCGTGTTCCGTAACGGACCGAGTCGTTAGCTCAGCTGGTAGAGCACCTCACTTTTAATGAGGTGGTCCTGGGTTCGAATCCCAGACGACTCAGGACCAGCGAGAAAAGAAAACGCCGCCATCGTCTAGTGGTTAGGACACAAGATTTTCATTCTTGTAACCGGGGTTCAATTCCCCGTGGCGGTACCAATTCCTCCTTTTTCCCTCCATATAAAAACGCTCGCTTATAATTTTATACTATTCTAATATTCTGATCGGGCGATTTTTCACGTCTATATTTAAAAAATTGACATTTTTTAAATATAGAATTTTTTAATAAAAAATGGTGTTCTCGTTTTGAGAATCTATTAAAAACCCTGTGCGAGGTTCCATGAAAGTAATTAACAGTTTTATTATTCTTACGGTCTTATGTTTTTTCCATCTTTACGGATGTATACAAGGAACGAGCATTTTGGGACCCTCGGTCACTTCAAGCGACGCAGCACTGAAAGTCGATATGGCAGTTTTCGTCGGGCTAGCTGCGAATCCGAATGCTTCTAACTTGCAGTCTTCTTCGTTTAGCGTCTTAACCGTGATACAGCAAACGTTGGGAGTGAATCCTAGGGATTTGAAGACGAAGTTCGAGAGCAAATCCGTGGATGATTGCACCAACAATCTTATGCTTTATGCCGCTACGACAACCACTAATTTAAACGGTTTAGTCATCGTAGCGGGAAGCTGTAAATTAAAAAAGGAACCGATCTGAGGTCGGCTTCGCTAAACCTTTTTCTCCCTGTAGACTTTGCAGATCGGATTCAGTTCGCAAGTCTCGCATAGTTTCTTTTCGTAACGCATTCTGCATTTTTTAAGGATGCCTAACCGGGAAAGGGGGAAATCCATACGCAAAGGATCTTCGGGAAACATCCGGCGAAAAAAATCCGTGATTTCCTTTGCTTTCTTCAGATCCGGGGTCTTTCTCGAACTTGCGTTTAAGATTTCCCCCAAACGATTGATATGAGTATCTAAGGGAAACAGTAGTTCGGAAGGTTTGATCTCTTTGTAAAGCCCTAGGTCGGGGGATTCCTTGCGTACCATCCAGCGCAGGAACATGCAATATCTTTTGTATGCGGAATTTTCGCCGCCGCTTCCTACGAGAAAATTCAATCCGTAGCTGAAACGTTTCTTGGATAAGGAGGATAAAGTATTCCGTAATCTCGTTTGAAATCCTCCTATCCTTTTTTCCAATCCTCCCGCGCCTTCTTCCAAAGGTTTGAACCAGGGTTCTAGAAAATCGAAACCTTGGCTGCGGGTTTCTCCATAAGCTTTTCGCAATGCTTCCAAAAATAATAGCGTGTCCTCTTCCGTCTGGAATCGATAAGGACCTAATTTTCCTTTCCAACCCTTTGTTCCTTCCGAAAGAAGAAACGCTTTCGGATTTTTTCCCATAGGGGATAGGAGGCGGGAAAGAAAACCTCGGATGGAGGCGACGTTTCCGTAGGCAAAAAGAGAGGACAACAATCCTACGAATTCTCTATCCTCGTCGGAAGTATAGAGGTAACAAAGAAACAAAGGGTCCGAATCCAGAAATTCGGGACGATTGTACATTTCGTACAGCTTTTGGAATTTTTTTCGTATGCGATCCTCTTCCCGCATAAATCAGGAGGAGGCCTTTGCTCGCAAAGCTATATAGGTACGCGAAGCCAACTTTCTGCCTAGAGCTGCTTCCATAAACGAAGAGGCTTCGATCAGTTTGGGTAGATCGATTCCTGTTCGGATTCCGGATTTTTGAAAGAAATAGAGAAGATCCTCCGTGGCCAGATTTCCGGAGGCTCCTTTTGCATACGGGCAACCTCCCAATCCTCCTGCGGAGGAATCAAAGGAACGGATCCCCATTTCGTAGGATTTTTCGACATTCGCAATCGCCATTCCATACGTATCGTGGAAATGCCCAGCTAATTTTTGGGAAGGAATTTCCTTTAGAAGTTCTGCAAGTAGTTTTTCTACTTCCGTCGGAACGGCGGTCCCGATGGTTTCTCCCAAAGAAATCTCATAGGCTCCTTGGTCCAAAAGAATCTTAGCGATTTCGCGGACTTTTTCTGGAGAGATCTTTCCTTCATATGGACAATCGATTACGGTCGAAACATAACCCCTGACTCGAATTCCGTCCTGATGCGCCTCTCGGAAAATTTCCCGAAAACCTTCGATCGATTCGGAGATGGTACGGTTGATGTTCCGTTTGGTAAAACTTTCCGACGCTGCGGTGAATACGGCGACTTCCCGGAAGCCCGCTTCCTTCGCCGCTTGGTATCCTTTCAAATTCGGAGTCAAGGCGCTGAAATTCGTGCCTTCTTTCCAATTTAAGGATGTAGAGAGTTCTTTGGCGTCAGATAGTTGGGGGATCGCCTCTTTTTTTACGAAAGAAGTGGCTTCTATATTCGAAATTCCGGCCGATTGCAATTTGCGGATGAACGTGAGTTTGTCTTCGGTCGAGATCTCTTTGGACTCGTTCTGTAGTCCGTCCCTAGGACCCACTTCCGTGATTTTGAGAGACATTGCTTCAGGGGATTGGTTGTAAGAATTTCGGGCAAGCATTAAACCGGTATTCGATGGAAGCGCCCGA contains:
- a CDS encoding ATP phosphoribosyltransferase regulatory subunit; amino-acid sequence: MTHNPPEFSEKKWIPDGFHFLGPDESSERRDLLNRICERLRAFGYSEVFLPSFDYSSSFLLTVSEEDSSALYRFRDSGGREISPSMDLTVQAVKGMAGFSHHKENQRIFYQGKIFRDYGRGSGSRKEVLQVGAENLGGSGPSAILRILDEVGFLFEELSLSSPLTLVLGNVNLFRSLVDSVGLSVSAQRQLSFLLYKKNLPEIRSFLGSGKEKEIAPILESLCLGFSKSIEDPVYSLSGSNLPQEFRAVLSETKEILSSVKSYKNVQYCLDFTLIPDLEYYTGFVFQGYLSGISGPVVTGGSYDRLYELFSGIQKDACGYAIDVNGLESV
- a CDS encoding adenylosuccinate synthase, producing MPATLVVGTQWGDEGKAKVIDYLSKDTDIIVRYQGGANAGHTVVVQGKKYVFHLVPSGVIYDQTVCVIGNGVVLDPVFFIEECDKLQAEGFPVYEKLLISDACHLLFPFHGLIDSARENSCAPERKIGTTKKGIGICYADKMMRIGLRVGDLLEGDFESKLKHLVDEKNHEIDKLYGIEPISTKEILEGLKHFLAKIRKNIVNTPYYLENSLKAGKKILLEGAQGTGLDVDFGTYPYVTSSNPTTGGAFIGSGIAFQHLTKVIGITKAYTTRVGEGPFPTELLGEEGEKLRTLGAEFGATTGRPRRCGWFDTEVLRHAVRINGLTSIALTKIDVLSAYDTIPVAVAYERNGKKLDCFPSQGLENVKVIYENFPGWKTEIGGTGEFDRLPSACKDYIRALEKLIGVRIDLISTGPDRKDTIASGF
- a CDS encoding TIGR02757 family protein, translating into MYNRPEFLDSDPLFLCYLYTSDEDREFVGLLSSLFAYGNVASIRGFLSRLLSPMGKNPKAFLLSEGTKGWKGKLGPYRFQTEEDTLLFLEALRKAYGETRSQGFDFLEPWFKPLEEGAGGLEKRIGGFQTRLRNTLSSLSKKRFSYGLNFLVGSGGENSAYKRYCMFLRWMVRKESPDLGLYKEIKPSELLFPLDTHINRLGEILNASSRKTPDLKKAKEITDFFRRMFPEDPLRMDFPLSRLGILKKCRMRYEKKLCETCELNPICKVYREKKV
- a CDS encoding hydroxymethylglutaryl-CoA lyase, with protein sequence MSLKITEVGPRDGLQNESKEISTEDKLTFIRKLQSAGISNIEATSFVKKEAIPQLSDAKELSTSLNWKEGTNFSALTPNLKGYQAAKEAGFREVAVFTAASESFTKRNINRTISESIEGFREIFREAHQDGIRVRGYVSTVIDCPYEGKISPEKVREIAKILLDQGAYEISLGETIGTAVPTEVEKLLAELLKEIPSQKLAGHFHDTYGMAIANVEKSYEMGIRSFDSSAGGLGGCPYAKGASGNLATEDLLYFFQKSGIRTGIDLPKLIEASSFMEAALGRKLASRTYIALRAKASS